The nucleotide sequence TGGGCAGGCTCCAGACGCGGGCGGCTTTGGTGTGGGCGAGGGAGAAGCGCAGTTGGTCGAAGATATAGGGCCACCAGGAGCCGACGTTGACGCCGAGGGGTTCGTCGGGGTGGGTTTGGGTCTCGGCGAGCACGCCGATGAGCTGGCGTTCTGCGGGTTGGAAGAGGGGTTTGTCTGGCGTAGAGATTGCTTCTCGATGACCGTTTTGCTTGAGATTGCAAGCGTGATTTTGGGCGGCGAGCCAGGGCTCTAGGGGGACGAGGTCGGCACTGGCGGCTTGTGCTAGCGGCTGGGCGGGACTGCCAACGGGGAGGGCGCTCCAATAGGGTTGCCATTGATGTTGCAGCCATCCGTTCCAAGTGCGGTTATCGGCTTGCAGGTTGGGCATCCACTGGAAGCCATCGTTTTGGAGATAGTGGTAAGCAGCGCCGCCTAAGTCTTTGACCCAGACTGTTTTCAGGGTTTGGGCGGCGGTTTGCATGGCGGCACGGACTTTGCGGTAGGGCAGCAACGCCACGATGACATTGGGGAATCCGGCGGTGAGGAGTTTGTGGCGATCGGGGTTGTTGATGAGGGGCTCGAATGGACGGGTATCGGGGGTGAAGGATTGTTTGCGCAGCCAGCGATCGATCGGGGGTTGTTGGAACAGGCTGGGGTAGATGAGGCAGTCGGGACCGTATTGTTGGGCGAGGGTCCAGCAGATTTTGGCGGCGAGGTAGTGGGCCACCCAGGAGCCTGCCCAGAAGTCGCGCATTTTGCGGCTGGCTTTGATGACGTCTTGGATGGGGGTGAAGGTGAAGGTGGCGAGGTAGGGGCGATCGCCTTGGGGGTCTGCTTCGGGGCGCTCGTAGCCTGTTAGGGCTCCGGCCATTGCGGCGGTGATGCTGGCTTGGCTCCAGATGGAGACATCGGGAAGGATGGGGGAGGCGGGGGCGAGAGCGGTTTCGGGGCGATCGCGAGCGATTTGTTCGGGCAGACAGCGCCACAACCACCAGAAATGCTGTTTGAGGGTGGGGAGGTCGGTGGTGTCGGGTAGGCCGGTGAGTAGTGCGGGATTGTACTGTTCGATCGCCGTTTGTATGAGCGCTTGGAGGTCTGGCGAAAGATTAGCTCTGGGTAGGATGCCCCCGAGAGTAGGTGGCTGATGTAGGTCGGGAAGGCATCTGTGGGGATGCGATCGAACAGGGCGCGATCGCTAGCTTTGGCGATCGCGTCTGCGCTGGCAGGGGTGTGGGGTGTGGATTCGAGGCCCAGTCCGTAGAGTAGGGCGTTGAGTTTGGCGAACCAGTATTGCTGACACACAGGCGAGTTCTCAGTGCTAGTGAGGGGAGAGGAGTATCGAAAATGGGAGCGACCTCTGTCGATCTCCCGAGCACCAATGGAACTGAAACTCTATACGAAGCCTTGTCAGTAACTTCTATCAGGTTTTAGGGCACTGGCGCTGTAAATATTTGTTCCAGTACCTTTAGTATTTGTATATAAAGTATGAGTTATGCAACATTGAGGGTGTGCTTTTGCTCGGCGGTGCTAGTCCTATGGAAAGGGGCGATCGCGGTTAAAGTCAGTGAATTAGTGGCAAAACAAGCTCTCTTAAGGAAGTCCGTTTGAGATGGAAAAGAAATTTTTTATTAGTTGGTCGGGGGAGATTAGTTGTCAGGTTGCTCGGGCTTTCAATAAATGGTTGCCAGAGGTAACATTAAATGCAAAACCATTCCTCTCATCTGAAGATATTGAGAAGGGTCAGAATTGGTTCCTAAAAATTGAACAAGAGTTGCAAGATGCTCATTTTGGCATTATTTGCATCACTCCAGATAACATTGATTCCAAGTGGCTAAATTTTGAAGCAGGTGCTTTATTGCAGTCTCAAGACAAGAGAGTGATGACATTTCTGCTTGGATTAGAGAATAGTCAGCTCCATCAAGCGAAGAGCCCTCTAGCATTTTTTCAATCAACCCAGTACTCTAAAGATGATATACAAAGGCTTGTTAAGGCCCTCAATAATATTGCTGACAGTCCTCTCTCTGACAGTCAGATTCAGAAGCTATTTAATAGCAATTGGAATGACTTGAAAAATGTATTAGATCCTCTTTTAAGGGAAGTCTCAAGGAAGATCGTTTTCCTTTTAGAAAGTGAAGGACGTAATGTTACGGAACAGATTGAGGCGGTTGAAAGTCATAATCTTGGTGTTATTAGGACATTAGTTTTCGAGAAAGATGAGCTGCCTCCACTGGACTCAATCGAGGCAATAGTTTACTTCTATGATAGAACAGAATCTTCATCTGAAAAGTTTCATTTGATGATTGATAGACTTAAAAAATCACAGCAAAAGGTTAAGCTGATTGTTTATGTCGAGGGTGTTTTGAGTAATGAAGAAATCGAGCTTTTTAAAAGTTACCAACCTCCTAAAATCTCTAATATGGCTTCGACTCTAGCCACTCGTATGATTGAGTGATGGCAAGTGGGCTTGCTATTCGTTGTGTTGTGGCCTAGCAACAGTAGTGACCCGTTGGTATTTGATGGGTATTTCCAAGCTAGAGCGTATCGGGATCGATTCCCTTTTGCCGGAGTTTGTCCAGCAGTTGTTTGCGTAACTGTCGTTCCTGTTCGGCGCGCTGGCTCTCCAGCTCAGCGCGCTGGCTTTCCTGCCCGGCCTGTCGCAAAGCTTCTCGTTCAGCGCGTTGGCTCTCCTGCTTAGCCAATAAAGCCTGTTCGGCCCGCTGGCTCTCCTGCTCGCGCAACAGTCGTTCCTGCTCGGCAACCTCTGCCGGTGCCGTCAGCCGATTCCCCTCTCGGTCGTACCAATACAGCCACTCTCTCTGGCAATTTCGGTAAGTGCCAGTCTCTCTGCCCAAGCCCAAGCCAATCTCGGGCAACCACACGGGGTCACCCTCCAGCAAGACGTAGCGATCGCCTTCGAGTCGATAAATCTCCAAGGGCTGACGCCGTTTGCGGGAGCAGTAGACGGGATTGTAGATTGCGTAGTACAAGACTCCGATATTGGCGTAGTCTGCCATCTTGGAGCCGTACTCTTGTCCGTAGCTGCGAGAGACGTATTCCACAACCAGAATGGGGAGTGCGCCCTCATGCCAGACCACATAGCTCTGTCTGCCGTCTGAGCGATCGAAGTGTTCCACCCCCAGACTCAAGAAACCATCCGGGACAATGGCAGGTGTATTGAGTTTGTAATAGACGGCTAAGTTGATGCCCCAGAACCAATCGGTGCGATCGCGCCAGTGCCAAGCGAGGAGATCGCCCAAGAGGCTGGCGACGAGCGTTTGCAATTCGCTATCCACAGGGGCAAAGTCAGTTTCGGGCAGTTCGTCTTGGGTAGGGAGGTGTTGTCGAGGTTTGAACTGGACCATCAGTTCTGCTCCAATTGAGCTCACTCTATCGTAGCGCTGCCTCCTACTCCGCCGACTCATCACCCTCACCTCCAAACTCAAGCGAGCCCCAAACCCCTTCAACAACCGCGCCACCCGATTGCGACGGCGATCGCAGACAGACGGCTTACCCAACCGCTATCTTTGAAAAGGCACAAGACTTTTCTGTAGGCGGACCCTTTGGGGTAGGAGAGATAGATGGATATTGCACTCACGCCTGAGCTACAGCGTTTGATTCAGCGACAAGTGAAGAGTGGAAAATATGCTTCAACGAGTGAAGTTTTATTAGCAGGGGTGCGTCTCTTGGACGAAATAGAGTCGATGTATCGGGGGCGGTATGAGGAATTGCGGCAAGAAGTGCTAATGGGTGTGGACGCTGCTGAGCGAGGGGAGTTCATTCCTGCTGAAACTGTTTTCGAGCGGGCACAAGCAAGGCTGAATGAGAAGCGAGATCGGGCTACATGAGTTTGACTTGTGTCTTCACGGTTCCTGCCAGTCGAGATTTAGAGGTGATTTTGGATCGTCTTGCAGAACTGAACAGTGTAGAGACTGCTG is from Synechococcus sp. PCC 7336 and encodes:
- a CDS encoding Uma2 family endonuclease codes for the protein MVQFKPRQHLPTQDELPETDFAPVDSELQTLVASLLGDLLAWHWRDRTDWFWGINLAVYYKLNTPAIVPDGFLSLGVEHFDRSDGRQSYVVWHEGALPILVVEYVSRSYGQEYGSKMADYANIGVLYYAIYNPVYCSRKRRQPLEIYRLEGDRYVLLEGDPVWLPEIGLGLGRETGTYRNCQREWLYWYDREGNRLTAPAEVAEQERLLREQESQRAEQALLAKQESQRAEREALRQAGQESQRAELESQRAEQERQLRKQLLDKLRQKGIDPDTL
- a CDS encoding type II toxin-antitoxin system ParD family antitoxin; this translates as MDIALTPELQRLIQRQVKSGKYASTSEVLLAGVRLLDEIESMYRGRYEELRQEVLMGVDAAERGEFIPAETVFERAQARLNEKRDRAT
- a CDS encoding toll/interleukin-1 receptor domain-containing protein, producing the protein MEKKFFISWSGEISCQVARAFNKWLPEVTLNAKPFLSSEDIEKGQNWFLKIEQELQDAHFGIICITPDNIDSKWLNFEAGALLQSQDKRVMTFLLGLENSQLHQAKSPLAFFQSTQYSKDDIQRLVKALNNIADSPLSDSQIQKLFNSNWNDLKNVLDPLLREVSRKIVFLLESEGRNVTEQIEAVESHNLGVIRTLVFEKDELPPLDSIEAIVYFYDRTESSSEKFHLMIDRLKKSQQKVKLIVYVEGVLSNEEIELFKSYQPPKISNMASTLATRMIE